From a single Natronorubrum tibetense GA33 genomic region:
- a CDS encoding translation initiation factor IF-5A, protein MAKQQTEVRELQEGSYVMIDDAACKINAYSTAKPGKHGSAKARVEAAGVFDGKKRSLSQPVDAKIWVPIIERKNGQVVSVDGNDMQVMDLETYETLTMRIPEDIDVSPDENIEYLEMEDQRKIV, encoded by the coding sequence ATGGCGAAACAGCAGACCGAAGTTCGCGAACTCCAGGAAGGAAGTTACGTCATGATCGACGACGCAGCCTGTAAGATCAACGCCTACTCGACGGCCAAGCCGGGCAAACACGGCAGCGCGAAGGCTCGAGTCGAGGCCGCAGGCGTCTTCGACGGCAAGAAGCGCTCGCTCTCCCAGCCCGTCGACGCGAAGATCTGGGTCCCGATCATCGAACGGAAGAACGGACAGGTCGTCTCCGTCGACGGCAACGACATGCAGGTCATGGACCTCGAGACGTACGAGACGCTCACGATGCGCATCCCCGAGGACATCGACGTCTCCCCCGACGAGAACATCGAGTACCTCGAGATGGAAGACCAGCGAAAGATCGTCTAA
- a CDS encoding GNAT family N-acetyltransferase: protein MATIHESAEIETATKAEEQQVINTLVLAFSSDPMMRWFYPSTNDYMEYFPEFVRLYGGKAFDHGTAHTLHDFAAAALWLPPDVDPDEDALVALFQEALPEERLAHTFSVMEQLDGYHPTEPYWHLPVIGVGPTQQRRGYGSTLMQYALETCDREGEIAYLESSNPLNISLYVRHGFEILGVIQEETMPPLIPMVRTPRE, encoded by the coding sequence ATGGCAACGATTCACGAATCCGCGGAGATCGAGACAGCAACGAAGGCCGAAGAGCAACAGGTCATCAATACCCTCGTGCTGGCGTTCAGTTCGGATCCGATGATGCGGTGGTTCTACCCGTCTACGAACGACTATATGGAGTATTTCCCGGAGTTCGTCAGGCTCTACGGCGGGAAGGCGTTCGACCACGGGACCGCCCACACCCTGCACGATTTCGCAGCGGCAGCCCTCTGGCTCCCGCCGGACGTGGACCCGGACGAAGATGCGTTGGTCGCGCTGTTTCAGGAAGCCCTGCCAGAAGAGCGCCTGGCGCACACATTTTCGGTCATGGAGCAACTCGACGGCTACCATCCCACCGAGCCGTACTGGCACTTGCCGGTCATCGGCGTCGGCCCAACCCAACAGCGTCGGGGGTACGGATCGACACTGATGCAGTACGCACTCGAGACGTGCGACCGAGAGGGGGAAATCGCGTACCTCGAGTCGAGCAATCCCCTGAATATCTCGCTCTACGTCCGTCACGGATTCGAGATACTCGGCGTGATACAGGAGGAGACGATGCCGCCGCTCATTCCGATGGTGCGCACGCCACGGGAGTGA
- the nrfD gene encoding NrfD/PsrC family molybdoenzyme membrane anchor subunit, whose protein sequence is MSTKTPQKADILRPIQNTSTKYFVLAGVAGLAFTLFLIGWLYQLYEGMVVTGLSDWGTGGGVTWGLYIGAFIWWVGIAHGGIILSAAVRLLGMERYMPVARLAELLTIAGLSAAGFYIVVHLGRPDRMVTSIITHYHITIHASPLVWDVTVITAYFVLTATYLALTLRYDVTRLRGDLPDHFGPIYKLLTVGYSEKEDEIVQRMVWWLALAIIIMAPLLLHGGVIPWLFALIPSMPGWFGAVQGPQFLTIALTSAISGVILLSYAFRWAYDWDHIITDDIFRGLLLWLGFFSLLFLWLQLQQMVTGGFTAPIDTGTVTLATLSHPIYILSMGLVAGVLAFIFAQTIRPSLFTKLRAVACGVAVLTATLLEKILFVVEGLMYPTMNIYAATPGDYFPSFIEIASVIGTIGMVVLIFLTVAKVVPVVELHAIEHLQEKHHHDREHDPATHDD, encoded by the coding sequence ATGAGTACAAAAACGCCACAGAAGGCCGACATCCTTCGGCCGATACAGAATACGTCGACGAAATACTTCGTCCTGGCCGGAGTCGCCGGTCTCGCGTTCACCCTCTTTCTGATCGGCTGGCTCTACCAGCTCTACGAGGGGATGGTGGTCACCGGGCTCTCCGACTGGGGGACCGGCGGCGGGGTTACCTGGGGGCTGTACATCGGCGCGTTCATCTGGTGGGTCGGGATCGCCCACGGGGGGATTATCCTCTCCGCTGCGGTCCGCCTGCTGGGGATGGAACGCTACATGCCGGTCGCCCGGCTGGCCGAACTGCTGACCATCGCCGGGCTCTCCGCGGCCGGCTTCTACATCGTCGTCCACCTGGGACGGCCAGACCGGATGGTCACGAGCATCATCACCCACTACCACATCACGATCCACGCCTCGCCGCTGGTCTGGGACGTGACCGTCATCACAGCCTACTTCGTACTGACGGCGACCTACCTCGCACTCACACTCCGGTACGACGTCACCCGATTGCGCGGCGACCTACCGGATCATTTCGGCCCCATCTACAAGCTGTTGACCGTCGGCTACAGCGAGAAGGAAGACGAGATCGTCCAGCGGATGGTCTGGTGGCTCGCGCTCGCGATCATCATCATGGCCCCGCTCTTGCTCCACGGCGGCGTGATTCCGTGGCTATTCGCCCTGATCCCGAGCATGCCCGGCTGGTTCGGCGCGGTGCAGGGGCCCCAGTTCCTCACCATCGCGCTGACCTCCGCGATCAGCGGCGTGATCCTCCTCTCCTACGCCTTCCGCTGGGCCTACGACTGGGATCACATCATCACCGACGACATCTTCCGCGGGCTGCTCCTGTGGCTCGGCTTCTTCTCCCTGCTATTTCTCTGGCTCCAGCTCCAGCAGATGGTCACCGGCGGGTTCACCGCGCCGATCGACACGGGGACCGTCACGCTCGCGACGCTCTCGCACCCGATCTACATCCTCTCGATGGGGCTCGTCGCGGGAGTGCTGGCGTTCATCTTCGCACAAACCATCCGTCCGTCGCTGTTCACCAAACTGCGAGCCGTCGCCTGCGGGGTCGCGGTTCTCACTGCGACGCTCCTCGAGAAGATCCTCTTCGTCGTCGAGGGACTGATGTACCCGACGATGAACATCTACGCGGCGACGCCCGGCGACTACTTCCCGAGTTTCATCGAAATCGCATCGGTCATCGGCACCATCGGGATGGTGGTGTTGATCTTCCTGACCGTCGCCAAGGTCGTCCCCGTCGTCGAACTCCACGCGATCGAGCACCTCCAGGAGAAACACCACCACGACCGAGAGCACGACCCGGCGACCCACGACGACTGA
- a CDS encoding universal stress protein, which produces MALLVALDESEPGWAALEYALEEHADDGIIVAHVADPNRSGYGEFAHLGAEAMRERMREAAADLFDAAHARAADQGYEITTELLVGQPAPAIVEYALDHDVDRIAVGSHGRSGVSRVLLGSVAERIARRAPVPVTIVR; this is translated from the coding sequence ATGGCGCTGCTGGTGGCTCTCGACGAGTCGGAACCGGGCTGGGCGGCCCTCGAGTACGCCCTCGAGGAACACGCCGACGACGGGATCATCGTCGCCCACGTCGCCGATCCGAACCGGAGCGGCTACGGCGAGTTCGCCCATCTCGGCGCGGAGGCGATGCGCGAACGGATGCGCGAAGCGGCGGCCGACCTGTTCGACGCGGCCCACGCTCGAGCGGCCGATCAGGGGTACGAGATCACGACGGAACTACTGGTCGGCCAGCCTGCGCCGGCGATCGTCGAGTACGCGTTGGATCACGATGTCGATCGGATCGCGGTCGGCAGTCACGGGCGGTCCGGGGTCTCGCGCGTCTTACTCGGGAGTGTGGCGGAGCGTATCGCCCGACGGGCACCCGTTCCCGTGACGATCGTTCGCTGA